A part of Brachybacterium faecium DSM 4810 genomic DNA contains:
- a CDS encoding phosphate/sulfate permease (PFAM: Phosphate transporter family), with translation MDHAGRAVTVTSPGVRRKFTLCAMDGLEWPRPLTGRPDAAAAVLLPSSSPLGNSTMPGMPSRKSADAPAPTGFLGPDRNWHLGAGLMTAATAVAFTIWAFTHTGTDINVLLLILAIAFGLFMAFNIGGNDVANSFGTSVGAGTLTMKQALVVAAVFEVSGAVLAGGSVTETVRSGIVDIEAMDVDPFSFAYIMMAALLGAAVWLLLATRMGWPVSTTHAIIGGIVGAAVTTGVVTGSGGFEMVQWGEIGQIAISWVLSPLLGGVAAYLLFGLIKRHILTPAARAIVLGSRGFDDAEDDEDDGDEDGTGRHVPGYERVTELQQSAFAESAALDLTPGSPGAELAEQASHLSKKERKAARKVERRAAYHALEKRVPPLAAVGAVLLAAMLVFKGLDNTGLTISTGGGVLMLIMLAIGVWIATTVFARALKKQSISRATFIMFSWMQVFTACAFAFSHGANDIANAVGPFAAVLDVLRTGAISSEAAVPTAVLAAFGVALISGLWFVGRKVIHTVGTGLTAMHPSSGFAAELAAATIVLLASVLGLPVSSTHILIGAVLGVGIVNHAANWKLMRPIFLAWIITLPAAASIGAVVVLVLRAMF, from the coding sequence ATGGATCACGCCGGCCGCGCCGTGACTGTGACGTCGCCGGGTGTTCGGCGGAAGTTCACGCTCTGCGCGATGGACGGCCTAGAGTGGCCGCGGCCCCTGACGGGGAGGCCGGACGCCGCGGCGGCCGTGCTCCTCCCCTCCTCCTCACCCCTCGGGAACTCGACGATGCCTGGCATGCCCTCTCGGAAGTCCGCTGACGCCCCCGCGCCCACCGGCTTCCTCGGACCTGACCGCAACTGGCACCTCGGCGCCGGTCTGATGACCGCGGCGACTGCCGTCGCCTTCACGATCTGGGCGTTCACCCACACCGGCACGGACATCAACGTGCTGCTGCTGATCCTCGCGATCGCCTTCGGGCTGTTCATGGCCTTCAACATCGGCGGCAACGATGTGGCGAACTCCTTCGGCACCAGCGTCGGCGCGGGCACCCTCACCATGAAGCAGGCGCTCGTGGTGGCCGCGGTCTTCGAGGTCTCCGGCGCGGTCCTCGCCGGCGGCTCCGTCACCGAGACCGTGCGCAGCGGCATCGTCGACATCGAGGCGATGGACGTCGACCCCTTCTCCTTCGCGTACATCATGATGGCGGCGCTGCTGGGTGCGGCGGTGTGGCTGCTGCTCGCCACCCGGATGGGCTGGCCCGTCTCGACCACCCACGCGATCATCGGCGGCATCGTCGGCGCCGCGGTCACGACCGGTGTGGTCACCGGCAGCGGCGGCTTCGAGATGGTGCAGTGGGGCGAGATCGGCCAGATCGCGATCTCCTGGGTCCTCTCCCCGCTCCTCGGCGGTGTCGCCGCCTATCTGCTGTTCGGCCTCATCAAGCGCCACATCCTCACGCCGGCGGCGCGGGCCATCGTCCTCGGCTCCCGCGGTTTCGACGATGCCGAGGACGACGAGGACGACGGCGACGAGGACGGCACCGGCCGCCACGTGCCCGGCTACGAGCGCGTCACCGAGCTGCAGCAGTCCGCCTTCGCCGAGTCCGCCGCGCTGGATCTCACCCCCGGCAGCCCGGGGGCGGAGCTCGCCGAGCAGGCCTCGCACCTGTCGAAGAAGGAGCGCAAGGCGGCCCGCAAGGTCGAGCGCCGCGCCGCCTACCACGCGCTCGAGAAGCGCGTGCCCCCGCTCGCCGCGGTCGGCGCCGTGCTGCTGGCCGCGATGCTCGTGTTCAAGGGCCTGGACAACACCGGCCTGACGATCTCGACGGGCGGCGGCGTGCTGATGCTGATCATGCTGGCGATCGGGGTGTGGATCGCCACCACCGTCTTCGCCCGCGCGCTCAAGAAGCAGTCCATCTCCCGCGCCACGTTCATCATGTTCAGCTGGATGCAGGTGTTCACCGCCTGCGCCTTCGCCTTCAGCCACGGCGCCAACGACATCGCCAACGCCGTCGGCCCCTTCGCCGCCGTGCTGGACGTGCTGCGCACCGGTGCGATCTCCTCGGAGGCGGCCGTGCCCACCGCCGTGCTGGCCGCCTTCGGCGTCGCCCTGATCTCCGGGCTGTGGTTCGTGGGCCGCAAGGTGATCCACACCGTCGGCACCGGGCTGACGGCGATGCACCCCTCCTCGGGCTTCGCCGCGGAGCTCGCCGCCGCCACGATCGTGCTGCTGGCCTCGGTGCTGGGTCTGCCGGTCTCCTCCACGCACATCCTCATCGGCGCCGTCCTCGGCGTCGGCATCGTGAACCACGCCGCGAACTGGAAGCTGATGCGGCCGATCTTCCTGGCCTGGATCATCACCCTGCCCGCCGCCGCCAGCATCGGTGCCGTGGTGGTCCTGGTGCTGCGCGCCATGTTCTGA
- a CDS encoding chaperonin GroL (PFAM: TCP-1/cpn60 chaperonin family~TIGRFAM: chaperonin GroL) produces the protein MAKEILYNEDARRALERGVDKLANTVRVTLGPKGRNVVLDKKWGAPTITNDGVTIAREIELEDPYENLGAQLTKEVATKTNDVAGDGTTTATVLAQAIVHEGLRNVASGAAPAALKRGIEKAVEALSEKLGEIATPVDGKAQIASIASVSSQDSEIGDLLAEAFDKVGKDGVITVEESSTTAMELDFTEGMQFDKGYISPHFVTDADRQETVLEDAQVLLHQGKISAVADILPLLEKVVEGGKPLFIIAEDIDGEALSTLVVNKIRGTFKGAAVKAPAFGDRRKAMLQDIAVLTGAQVVTSDLGLDLKTVGTEVLGQAGRVVITKDSTTIVGGAGDDQAVDDRVSQIRAEIENTDSDWDREKLQERLAKLAGGVSVIKVGAHTEVELKEKKMRIEDAVSATRAAIEEGIVAGGGSAIVQASSILADGLGLDEDEAVGVRAVARAVVEPLRWIAENAGLEGYVVVEKVKEAQVGTGLNAATGEYIDLVSAGIIDPVKVTRSALRNAASIAGMVLTTETLVIEKQDDEE, from the coding sequence ATGGCCAAAGAGATCCTGTACAACGAGGACGCCCGCCGGGCCCTCGAGCGCGGCGTCGACAAGCTCGCCAACACCGTCAGGGTGACGCTCGGCCCCAAGGGCCGCAACGTCGTCCTCGACAAGAAGTGGGGCGCCCCCACCATCACCAACGACGGCGTGACCATCGCCCGTGAGATCGAGCTCGAGGATCCGTACGAGAACCTCGGCGCGCAGCTCACCAAGGAGGTCGCGACCAAGACCAACGACGTGGCCGGCGATGGCACCACCACCGCCACTGTCCTCGCCCAGGCCATCGTGCACGAGGGCCTGCGCAACGTCGCCTCCGGCGCCGCTCCGGCGGCCCTGAAGCGCGGCATCGAGAAGGCCGTCGAGGCGCTCTCCGAGAAGCTCGGCGAGATCGCCACCCCGGTCGACGGCAAGGCCCAGATCGCCTCCATCGCCTCGGTGTCCAGCCAGGACAGCGAGATCGGCGACCTGCTGGCCGAGGCCTTCGACAAGGTCGGCAAGGACGGCGTCATCACGGTGGAGGAGTCCTCCACCACCGCGATGGAGCTCGACTTCACCGAGGGGATGCAGTTCGACAAGGGCTACATCTCCCCGCACTTCGTCACCGACGCGGACCGCCAGGAGACCGTCCTCGAGGACGCGCAGGTGCTGCTGCACCAGGGCAAGATCTCGGCCGTGGCCGACATCCTGCCGCTGCTGGAGAAGGTCGTCGAGGGCGGCAAGCCGCTGTTCATCATCGCGGAGGACATCGACGGCGAGGCGCTGTCCACGCTCGTGGTCAACAAGATCCGCGGCACCTTCAAGGGTGCGGCGGTCAAGGCTCCCGCGTTCGGCGATCGCCGCAAGGCGATGCTGCAGGACATCGCGGTGCTCACCGGCGCCCAGGTCGTCACCTCCGACCTCGGCCTGGACCTCAAGACCGTCGGCACCGAGGTGCTCGGCCAGGCCGGCCGCGTCGTCATCACCAAGGACTCCACCACCATCGTGGGCGGCGCCGGTGACGACCAGGCCGTGGACGATCGCGTCTCGCAGATCCGCGCCGAGATCGAGAACACCGATTCCGACTGGGATCGCGAGAAGCTCCAGGAGCGCCTCGCGAAGCTGGCCGGCGGCGTCTCCGTGATCAAGGTCGGAGCTCACACCGAGGTGGAGCTCAAGGAGAAGAAGATGCGCATCGAGGACGCGGTCTCCGCGACCCGCGCTGCCATCGAGGAGGGCATCGTGGCCGGTGGCGGAAGCGCCATCGTCCAGGCGTCCTCCATCCTCGCCGACGGGCTCGGCCTGGACGAGGACGAGGCCGTGGGCGTGCGCGCGGTGGCCCGGGCTGTGGTCGAGCCGCTGCGCTGGATCGCCGAGAACGCGGGCCTCGAGGGTTACGTCGTCGTCGAGAAGGTCAAGGAGGCGCAGGTCGGCACCGGCCTGAACGCCGCGACCGGCGAGTACATCGACCTCGTCTCGGCAGGCATCATCGACCCGGTCAAGGTGACCCGCAGCGCCCTGCGCAACGCGGCCTCGATCGCGGGCATGGTCCTGACCACCGAGACCCTCGTCATCGAGAAGCAGGACGACGAGGAGTGA
- a CDS encoding uncharacterized conserved protein (PFAM: 3-demethylubiquinone-9 3-methyltransferase) produces MPAPKIYLHLPGTAAEALEYYRGVFGGTVEQHTFAQFERTDGPGAAIAHGVLHGPVELYASDAGEHDEPFSARGFMVALLGAAEPTTLRTWFAALAEGGDVVDPLQRRPWGASDGQVRDRFGLLWLIGYEHGTDTAGQAATSVG; encoded by the coding sequence ATGCCCGCACCGAAGATCTACCTGCACCTGCCCGGCACCGCCGCCGAGGCCCTCGAGTACTACCGCGGCGTGTTCGGCGGCACCGTGGAGCAGCACACCTTCGCGCAGTTCGAGCGGACCGACGGGCCGGGCGCCGCGATCGCCCACGGCGTGCTGCACGGACCGGTGGAGCTGTACGCCTCCGACGCCGGCGAGCACGACGAGCCGTTCTCCGCCCGCGGCTTCATGGTGGCGCTCCTGGGCGCTGCGGAGCCCACGACGCTGCGCACCTGGTTCGCGGCGCTCGCCGAGGGCGGCGACGTGGTCGATCCGCTGCAGCGCCGGCCCTGGGGCGCCTCCGACGGGCAGGTGCGCGACCGCTTCGGGCTGCTGTGGCTGATCGGCTACGAGCACGGCACCGACACGGCGGGACAGGCCGCGACCTCCGTGGGCTGA
- a CDS encoding Co-chaperonin GroES (PFAM: Chaperonin 10 Kd subunit), translated as MSVSIKPLEDRVVVKPLEAEQTTASGLVIPDTAKEKPQEGEVVAVGAGRFNDKGERVPMDVQVGDKVVFSKYGGTELKYGNEEFLVLGTRDILAVIND; from the coding sequence ATGTCGGTCTCCATCAAGCCCCTCGAGGATCGTGTCGTCGTCAAGCCGCTCGAGGCCGAGCAGACCACGGCCTCCGGCCTGGTCATCCCGGACACCGCGAAGGAGAAGCCCCAGGAGGGCGAGGTCGTCGCCGTCGGCGCCGGCCGCTTCAACGACAAGGGCGAGCGCGTCCCCATGGACGTCCAGGTCGGCGACAAGGTCGTCTTCTCCAAGTACGGCGGCACCGAGCTGAAGTACGGCAACGAGGAGTTCCTCGTCCTCGGCACCCGCGACATCCTCGCCGTCATCAACGACTGA
- a CDS encoding 23S RNA-specific pseudouridylate synthase (PFAM: RNA pseudouridylate synthase): MSWQLPPGSAPGRSALAALQERFPALADPAATPLPARFAAGEIVDAEGRPWRAEEPVGPGDEMWFHRELRPEHVPAAELRILHRDAHLLVLDKPHDMATMPRGAHVLSSALVRLRRATGISTLVPLHRLDRRTAGVLAFGIRPEERSAYQQLFARQEVDKEYEALLVLGPGTSLPTAVGERAVLRDRLDKRRGELTTRVLDGPPNAETALEVRAAGEGLLQVRLHPRTGRTHQLRAQLAARGAPILGEDLYRPAQDPPPPADAGGPDLPLQLLSRTLRFADPHTGVRREFTSAQELAGRSRTLGR; this comes from the coding sequence GTGAGCTGGCAGCTGCCGCCCGGCTCCGCTCCCGGCCGCAGCGCCCTCGCGGCGCTCCAGGAGCGGTTCCCCGCTCTCGCCGATCCCGCGGCGACCCCGCTGCCCGCCCGGTTCGCGGCAGGGGAGATCGTCGACGCCGAGGGACGGCCGTGGCGGGCCGAGGAGCCCGTCGGCCCCGGGGACGAGATGTGGTTCCATCGCGAGCTGCGCCCCGAGCACGTGCCTGCTGCGGAGCTGCGGATCCTGCACCGGGACGCGCATCTGCTCGTGCTCGACAAGCCCCATGACATGGCGACGATGCCGCGCGGCGCGCACGTCCTCTCCAGCGCCCTGGTGCGGCTGCGCCGCGCCACCGGGATCAGCACGCTCGTGCCCCTGCACCGCCTGGATCGCCGCACGGCCGGCGTGCTCGCCTTCGGGATCCGGCCCGAGGAGCGCTCCGCCTACCAGCAGCTGTTCGCCCGCCAGGAGGTGGACAAGGAGTACGAGGCCCTGCTCGTCCTCGGCCCCGGCACGTCCCTCCCCACTGCGGTGGGGGAGCGGGCCGTGCTGCGCGACCGGCTCGACAAGCGCCGCGGGGAGCTGACCACCCGGGTGCTGGACGGCCCGCCGAACGCCGAGACCGCGCTCGAGGTGCGTGCCGCCGGGGAGGGACTCCTGCAGGTCCGGCTGCACCCGCGCACCGGGCGCACCCATCAGCTGCGGGCCCAGCTCGCCGCGCGCGGCGCACCGATCCTGGGGGAGGACCTGTACCGGCCGGCGCAGGATCCGCCGCCTCCCGCGGACGCCGGCGGGCCGGACCTGCCGCTGCAGCTGCTGTCCCGCACGCTCCGCTTCGCGGACCCGCACACCGGCGTGCGCCGGGAGTTCACCAGCGCGCAGGAGCTCGCCGGCAGGTCTCGTACCCTGGGGCGGTGA
- a CDS encoding predicted phosphohydrolase (PFAM: Calcineurin-like phosphoesterase) yields the protein MRLLHLTDTHLYGDPAARHYDRIDTAAALRGLLDRLGTLRDIDAVVHTGDASEDGTAQSYRLLHEILDPFAASLDAPLAVVMGNHDVSAVYGETVVPGERLPAAQDRVVPLPRDGRLIVLDSSVPGAGYGHLAPEQLDWLREQLAVPAAGGSVLAIHHPPLVAATALLRGLDLDGLDALAAVLAGSDVSIVLSGHYHHEMSGEIAGIPVHVAPGITNVVDPLGGGADERALALSGASLIELGGGAPRVISTVLPNAGDVLEDPERPVYRFDPAQVARILEAAGR from the coding sequence ATGCGCCTCCTGCACCTGACCGACACTCACCTGTACGGCGACCCGGCCGCCCGCCACTACGACAGGATCGACACCGCCGCCGCCCTGCGCGGCCTGCTCGACAGGCTCGGCACCCTGCGGGACATCGACGCCGTGGTCCACACCGGGGACGCCTCCGAGGACGGCACCGCGCAGAGCTACCGCCTGCTGCACGAGATCCTCGATCCCTTCGCGGCCTCCCTGGACGCCCCGCTGGCCGTGGTGATGGGCAACCATGACGTCTCCGCCGTCTACGGCGAGACCGTCGTCCCGGGCGAGCGCCTCCCCGCCGCGCAGGACAGGGTGGTGCCGCTGCCGCGCGACGGCCGCCTGATCGTGCTGGACTCGAGCGTCCCGGGCGCCGGCTACGGGCACCTCGCGCCGGAGCAGCTGGACTGGCTGCGCGAGCAGCTGGCCGTCCCGGCCGCCGGCGGCAGCGTGCTGGCGATCCACCATCCGCCGCTGGTCGCCGCGACAGCCCTGCTGCGGGGCCTGGACCTGGACGGCCTCGACGCGCTCGCCGCCGTGCTCGCGGGCTCGGACGTCTCCATCGTGCTCTCGGGGCACTACCACCACGAGATGAGCGGGGAGATCGCCGGGATCCCGGTGCATGTGGCCCCGGGCATCACCAACGTGGTCGACCCGCTCGGCGGCGGCGCGGACGAGCGGGCGCTCGCCCTGTCGGGGGCGAGCCTCATCGAGTTGGGCGGGGGAGCGCCGCGCGTGATCAGCACCGTGCTCCCGAACGCCGGGGACGTGCTGGAGGATCCGGAACGACCCGTCTACCGCTTCGACCCCGCGCAGGTCGCCCGGATCCTCGAGGCCGCCGGGCGCTGA
- a CDS encoding IMP dehydrogenase family protein (PFAM: IMP dehydrogenase / GMP reductase domain~TIGRFAM: IMP dehydrogenase family protein), which yields MSEIEIGRNKRGRRSYSLDDVAVVPSRRTRDPEDVATTWQVDAYHFDIPIFAAPMDSLMSPETAIELGRLGGLGVLDLEGLWTRYEDPTAQFARIADASDDEVVGVMRSIYDEPVKAELIRDRLQQLRDAGVTAAGALSPQRTQEHWKTVVDAGVDLFFIRGTTVSAEHVSTGREPLNLKRFIYELDVPVIVGGCATYTAALHLMRTGAAGVLVGFGGGASQTTEETLGISVPLASAVADVAAARRDYMDESGGRYVHVIADGGLGRSGDLVKAIACGADGLMVGAALARAEEAPGRGHHWGSEAHHPTLTRGHRVPVGTVAPLEQILFGPSIAADGTTNLVGALRHAMATTGYLELKEFQRVEVVTTA from the coding sequence ATGAGCGAGATCGAGATCGGCCGCAACAAGCGGGGACGGCGCAGCTACAGCCTGGACGACGTGGCGGTGGTCCCCTCCCGCCGCACCCGGGACCCGGAGGACGTCGCCACCACCTGGCAGGTGGACGCGTACCACTTCGACATCCCGATCTTCGCCGCCCCCATGGACTCCCTGATGTCGCCCGAGACCGCGATCGAGCTCGGTCGGCTCGGCGGCCTCGGCGTGCTCGACCTCGAGGGCCTGTGGACCCGCTACGAGGATCCCACCGCCCAGTTCGCCCGCATCGCCGACGCCTCCGACGACGAGGTCGTGGGCGTGATGCGCTCGATCTACGACGAACCGGTCAAGGCCGAGCTGATCCGCGACCGGCTCCAGCAGCTGCGGGATGCGGGCGTCACCGCCGCCGGTGCGCTGTCGCCGCAGCGCACGCAGGAGCACTGGAAGACGGTCGTGGACGCCGGCGTGGACCTGTTCTTCATCCGCGGCACCACCGTCTCCGCGGAGCACGTCTCCACCGGGCGGGAGCCGCTGAACCTCAAGCGATTCATCTACGAGCTCGATGTGCCGGTGATCGTGGGCGGCTGCGCCACCTACACCGCCGCCCTGCACCTCATGCGCACCGGCGCGGCCGGTGTGCTGGTGGGCTTCGGCGGCGGCGCCTCCCAGACCACCGAGGAGACCCTCGGGATCTCGGTGCCGCTGGCCAGCGCGGTGGCCGACGTCGCGGCCGCGCGCCGCGACTACATGGACGAATCCGGCGGCCGCTACGTGCACGTCATCGCCGACGGCGGCCTGGGCCGCTCCGGCGACCTGGTCAAGGCCATCGCGTGCGGCGCCGACGGGCTGATGGTCGGGGCGGCGCTCGCCCGCGCCGAGGAGGCGCCGGGGCGCGGCCACCACTGGGGCAGCGAGGCCCATCACCCCACGCTCACCCGCGGCCACCGCGTGCCGGTGGGCACGGTGGCCCCGCTCGAGCAGATCCTGTTCGGCCCTTCGATCGCGGCCGACGGCACCACCAACCTCGTCGGTGCCCTGCGCCACGCCATGGCCACCACCGGGTACCTCGAGCTGAAGGAGTTCCAGCGCGTCGAGGTCGTCACCACGGCGTGA
- a CDS encoding DNA polymerase III epsilon subunit-like 3'-5' exonuclease (PFAM: Exonuclease) — MSVSTLSWTDAPLLGFDTETTGTNVARDRIVTVALVHSVGPGREGETVATWLIDPEMEIPEPAQRVHGISTEHARAHGMKAAEALDEVAALIAEALAKEVPLVAFNISFDLAILENELTRLGLPTLAQRLGHDIAPVIDALVIDRGVDRYRKGKRTLTDVLAHYGLEQDGRLHTADVDVSATLDVLRAITLKYPKIAASPLEELHREQTGWHRRWAEGMNEWLTKKGKTADVNPVWPL; from the coding sequence ATGAGCGTGAGCACCCTGTCCTGGACCGATGCCCCCCTGCTCGGCTTCGACACCGAGACCACCGGGACGAACGTCGCGCGCGACCGGATCGTCACCGTCGCGCTGGTCCACTCGGTGGGCCCGGGGCGGGAGGGCGAGACGGTCGCGACCTGGCTCATCGACCCCGAGATGGAGATCCCGGAGCCCGCCCAGCGGGTGCACGGGATCAGCACCGAGCACGCCCGCGCGCACGGGATGAAGGCGGCCGAGGCGCTCGACGAGGTCGCCGCCCTGATCGCGGAGGCGCTCGCGAAGGAGGTCCCGCTGGTCGCCTTCAACATCAGCTTCGACCTCGCGATCCTCGAGAACGAGCTCACCCGGCTCGGGCTGCCCACTCTCGCCCAGCGGCTCGGGCACGACATCGCCCCGGTCATCGACGCGCTCGTGATCGATCGCGGCGTGGACCGGTACCGCAAGGGCAAGCGCACCCTCACCGACGTGCTCGCCCACTACGGCCTCGAGCAGGACGGCCGCCTCCACACCGCCGATGTCGACGTCTCCGCCACCCTCGACGTGCTGCGCGCGATCACCCTGAAGTACCCGAAGATCGCGGCCTCGCCGCTTGAGGAGCTGCACCGGGAGCAGACCGGCTGGCACCGGCGCTGGGCCGAGGGGATGAACGAATGGCTGACGAAGAAGGGCAAGACGGCGGACGTCAACCCCGTCTGGCCTCTCTGA
- a CDS encoding inosine-5'-monophosphate dehydrogenase (PFAM: IMP dehydrogenase / GMP reductase domain~TIGRFAM: inosine-5'-monophosphate dehydrogenase) has protein sequence MTSADPFGFIGLTYDDVLLLPGETDVIPSEADTSSRLTREISLRIPLASAAMDTVTESRMAIAMARHGGIGILHRNLSIEDQAHQVDLVKRTQTGRITNPVTIGPEATLEDFDALCGQFRVSGLPVVTEDQRLIGICTNRDLRFIPVAEWSTTKVVDVMTTELFTAPEDVTPEEATALLRKNKRERLPLIDADGRLTGLITVKDFVKSEQFPDASKDGQGRLLVGAGVGFFGDSIERAGALRDAGVDVLVVDTANGHARLALEMIRTIKADPYFADVQVIGGNVATRAGAQALVDAGADAVKVGVGPGSICTTRVVAGVGVPQVTAIHEASKACGPAGVPLIGDGGLQYSGDIAKALVAGADTVMVGSLLAGTEESPGEVVLVGGKQYKAYRGMGSLGAMSSRGKKSFSKDRYFQADVPSDDKIVPEGIEGRVSYKGQLGSVVHQLVGGLHQSMFYVGAPSVAELKERGQFVRITAAGLKESHPHDMAAIMEAPNYTSH, from the coding sequence ATGACGAGCGCGGATCCCTTCGGTTTCATCGGACTCACCTACGACGACGTGCTGCTGCTGCCGGGGGAGACCGACGTGATCCCCTCGGAGGCGGACACCTCCAGCCGCCTCACCCGCGAGATCTCCCTGAGGATCCCGCTGGCGAGCGCGGCGATGGACACCGTCACCGAATCGCGGATGGCGATCGCCATGGCGCGCCACGGCGGCATCGGCATCCTCCACCGCAACCTCTCCATCGAGGACCAGGCCCACCAGGTGGACCTGGTCAAGCGCACCCAGACCGGCCGCATCACGAACCCGGTCACCATCGGCCCCGAGGCGACCCTCGAGGACTTCGACGCCCTGTGCGGCCAGTTCCGCGTCTCCGGGCTCCCGGTCGTCACGGAGGATCAGCGGCTGATCGGCATCTGCACCAACCGCGACCTGCGCTTCATCCCCGTCGCCGAGTGGTCCACCACCAAGGTGGTCGACGTCATGACCACCGAGCTGTTCACCGCGCCGGAGGACGTCACCCCCGAGGAGGCCACCGCGCTGCTGCGGAAGAACAAGCGCGAGCGCCTCCCGCTGATCGACGCGGACGGCCGCCTCACCGGCCTCATCACCGTCAAGGACTTCGTGAAGTCCGAGCAGTTCCCCGACGCCTCCAAGGACGGCCAGGGTCGCCTCCTCGTCGGCGCGGGCGTGGGCTTCTTCGGCGACTCGATCGAGCGCGCCGGAGCGCTGCGCGACGCCGGGGTGGATGTGCTCGTGGTCGACACCGCCAACGGTCATGCCCGCCTCGCGCTCGAGATGATCCGCACGATCAAGGCCGATCCGTACTTCGCCGACGTCCAGGTGATCGGCGGCAACGTCGCCACCCGCGCCGGTGCGCAGGCGCTGGTCGACGCGGGGGCGGACGCGGTCAAGGTCGGCGTGGGCCCGGGCTCCATCTGCACCACCCGTGTGGTCGCGGGCGTCGGCGTCCCGCAGGTCACCGCGATCCACGAGGCCTCCAAGGCCTGCGGCCCCGCCGGGGTGCCGCTGATCGGCGACGGCGGCCTGCAGTACTCCGGCGACATCGCCAAGGCGCTCGTGGCCGGTGCGGACACGGTGATGGTCGGCTCGCTGCTGGCCGGCACCGAGGAGTCCCCGGGCGAGGTGGTGCTGGTGGGCGGCAAGCAGTACAAGGCCTACCGCGGCATGGGCTCGCTGGGCGCCATGTCCTCGCGCGGCAAGAAGTCCTTCTCCAAGGATCGCTACTTCCAGGCCGACGTCCCCAGCGACGACAAGATCGTGCCCGAGGGCATCGAGGGGCGCGTCTCCTACAAGGGCCAGCTCGGCTCCGTCGTGCACCAGCTGGTGGGCGGCCTGCACCAGTCGATGTTCTACGTGGGCGCCCCCTCCGTGGCGGAGCTCAAGGAGCGCGGCCAGTTCGTGCGCATCACGGCGGCGGGGCTCAAGGAGTCCCACCCCCACGACATGGCCGCGATCATGGAGGCCCCGAACTACACCTCGCACTGA